In Acaryochloris marina S15, a single genomic region encodes these proteins:
- a CDS encoding TVP38/TMEM64 family protein codes for MKRAKSFTPRKSLLLLTVVCVIATGIALLVMGKLDTTQIKTLVHGAGIWGPIYYILAYVIATLLVLPSTALNLTGGGLFGPWLGTLWTSLAAIIAAVVAFYFSRTIGREPIAKRLAGRWQKMDAEVKRGGLFYMFAIRLVPIMPYGLVNFAAGLTSIRFRDFLIGTILGTVPSVLPFVLLGSSSVQALNSGNLAPLIGALALTGILVAGSTYWRQKRFKRS; via the coding sequence ATGAAACGGGCTAAATCTTTCACTCCCCGCAAAAGCCTTCTTCTACTAACTGTAGTGTGTGTGATCGCAACAGGCATTGCTCTATTGGTAATGGGTAAGCTCGATACCACTCAAATTAAAACACTGGTTCATGGTGCAGGGATTTGGGGGCCGATTTATTACATCTTGGCCTATGTGATTGCTACCCTATTGGTTCTTCCTTCTACTGCTCTAAACCTTACAGGAGGTGGTTTGTTCGGCCCTTGGCTAGGGACCCTTTGGACAAGTCTTGCCGCCATTATTGCCGCCGTTGTGGCCTTTTACTTTAGCCGCACCATCGGTCGCGAACCCATTGCCAAACGGTTGGCAGGACGCTGGCAAAAAATGGATGCTGAGGTCAAACGGGGCGGCCTCTTCTATATGTTTGCGATTCGGTTAGTGCCGATTATGCCCTACGGCCTGGTTAACTTTGCGGCGGGTCTCACCTCTATCCGCTTTCGTGATTTTTTGATCGGTACAATCTTAGGCACGGTTCCTAGCGTTTTGCCCTTTGTTCTCTTGGGTAGTTCTAGCGTTCAAGCTCTTAATTCCGGCAACCTTGCTCCTTTAATAGGTGCTTTAGCGTTGACTGGAATACTGGTCGCAGGATCAACCTATTGGCGTCAAAAACGGTTCAAACGGAGTTGA
- the fabD gene encoding ACP S-malonyltransferase produces MTKTAWVFPGQGSQALGMGLDLLDTEIGKQRFAAAESILGWSVPEVCREDETRLSQTNYTQPCLYVVAAIFSDLLTEKGLKPDLVAGHSLGEYVALYSAQVFDFESGLKLVQKRSTLMSQSSDGKMAALMGFDRDQLNQTVESTEGVVLANDNHAGQVVISGTPAAVDTVLGSIKVKRAVELNVSGAFHSPLMADAAADYESVLNSIDFQSAQVPVVSNVEPTPSTDPATLQTRLIQQMTGPVRWRETALVFADQGIESVMEVGPGKVLTGLVKRTCKEMTLTNINSLESLPA; encoded by the coding sequence ATGACCAAAACAGCATGGGTATTTCCTGGACAAGGGTCCCAGGCGCTTGGAATGGGCCTAGACCTACTCGATACCGAAATCGGTAAACAGCGGTTTGCAGCCGCAGAAAGCATCTTGGGATGGTCTGTCCCCGAGGTATGCCGAGAAGATGAAACCCGCCTGTCCCAAACCAATTACACCCAGCCCTGCTTATATGTAGTAGCTGCTATTTTTTCCGATCTACTGACTGAGAAAGGACTGAAACCCGATTTGGTTGCTGGTCATAGCTTAGGAGAATATGTTGCTCTATACTCAGCCCAGGTTTTTGACTTTGAATCGGGCTTAAAGCTGGTGCAAAAACGTTCAACCCTCATGTCTCAATCTTCGGACGGCAAAATGGCGGCCCTAATGGGGTTCGATCGTGATCAGCTCAATCAAACTGTTGAAAGTACAGAGGGTGTTGTTTTAGCCAATGATAACCATGCTGGCCAAGTCGTCATTTCGGGGACGCCAGCCGCCGTTGATACCGTCTTAGGCAGTATTAAAGTCAAGCGAGCGGTCGAGCTGAATGTAAGCGGTGCGTTCCATTCTCCCTTGATGGCAGATGCTGCGGCTGACTATGAATCAGTTCTAAATTCCATCGACTTTCAATCGGCACAGGTTCCGGTTGTCTCTAATGTGGAACCGACACCTTCTACAGATCCAGCTACCCTCCAAACTCGCCTGATCCAGCAAATGACGGGTCCTGTGCGCTGGCGGGAAACGGCTCTTGTTTTCGCTGATCAAGGGATTGAATCCGTTATGGAAGTCGGACCGGGTAAAGTCTTAACGGGTTTGGTCAAGCGTACCTGTAAAGAGATGACCCTAACGAATATCAATAGCTTGGAGAGCTTACCCGCTTGA
- a CDS encoding 1-acyl-sn-glycerol-3-phosphate acyltransferase translates to MPQQREPTISLALYHLFKWTVVSPSLHVYFQGRIHNAERVPQQGPLIVVSNHASDFDPPLLSNCMRRPVAFMAKQELFEVPVLSTLIRWYGAYPVNRGSADRSAIRAALASLDQGWAVGLFLQGTRTADGRINNPKQGAALIASKIQAPILPVSLWGTEKILPKGQKLPRSVPLTIRIGEPIPPPPSRDRAALADVTQQCADVINSMHDLGR, encoded by the coding sequence ATGCCACAACAGCGTGAGCCCACAATTAGCTTAGCCCTCTACCACCTGTTCAAATGGACGGTGGTGAGTCCCTCTTTGCATGTTTATTTCCAGGGGCGGATTCATAATGCTGAACGGGTTCCGCAACAAGGGCCTTTAATTGTGGTTAGCAATCATGCGAGTGACTTTGATCCGCCACTGTTGTCCAACTGTATGCGCCGCCCTGTCGCATTTATGGCCAAACAGGAACTCTTTGAGGTACCTGTCCTATCCACTTTGATTCGGTGGTATGGTGCCTATCCTGTGAATCGCGGATCCGCAGATCGCAGTGCGATTCGAGCTGCGTTAGCATCTTTGGACCAAGGATGGGCCGTGGGGCTATTCTTACAAGGCACCCGTACCGCAGATGGGCGAATCAACAATCCCAAGCAAGGGGCGGCACTTATTGCCAGTAAAATTCAGGCTCCCATCCTGCCTGTCTCTTTATGGGGGACTGAAAAGATTTTGCCGAAGGGGCAAAAATTGCCGCGCAGTGTGCCGTTAACCATTCGGATTGGCGAGCCCATTCCACCCCCTCCTAGCCGAGATCGGGCTGCACTAGCCGATGTCACTCAGCAATGTGCTGATGTCATTAATTCCATGCATGATTTAGGTCGTTAA
- the def gene encoding peptide deformylase encodes MSAMQLEVLQLGNPKLRRTARPVEDPTSREIQSLIDDLIGTMGQANGVGIAAPQVGIDWQVVIVASRPTLRYPHAPHMDPIAMINPQLTDISAEQVKDWEGCLSVPGIRGLVPRASTISVEYQDRKGQSQQEIFHDFVARIIQHECDHLQGYVFLDRVESTRELITENEYHKLVLS; translated from the coding sequence ATGTCAGCGATGCAACTAGAAGTTCTTCAACTCGGTAACCCTAAACTTCGCCGGACTGCCCGCCCTGTTGAAGATCCTACCTCTCGGGAGATTCAGTCTCTCATTGATGACTTAATTGGGACTATGGGGCAGGCCAATGGTGTCGGCATTGCCGCCCCTCAAGTTGGCATTGATTGGCAAGTTGTGATTGTGGCCTCCCGCCCCACCCTCAGATATCCTCATGCGCCTCATATGGATCCAATTGCAATGATTAATCCTCAACTCACCGATATCAGTGCAGAGCAAGTGAAGGACTGGGAAGGCTGTTTGAGTGTACCGGGTATTCGGGGCTTAGTCCCTCGTGCGTCTACTATTTCTGTTGAATACCAAGATCGCAAGGGTCAGTCTCAGCAAGAAATTTTCCATGACTTTGTTGCACGCATTATTCAGCATGAATGCGACCATTTACAGGGCTATGTATTTCTTGACCGAGTTGAATCAACTCGGGAACTTATTACCGAAAATGAGTATCACAAACTAGTACTTTCCTAG
- a CDS encoding undecaprenyl-phosphate glucose phosphotransferase: MSHNSHWTLRANTSIVTLVQRLLDPTLAVLLLVILAHFYAIPFTTSLQLFALTVFLLILPVFKATGMYRPYRSLAARLLAIRFVLGWSIVMGLMLFIGFATKTSMIFSRALILTWSCSVPMVLLVVHFLVWAMLRQIRISGRNSKSAVIAGVNQVSLDLAEQIRECKDLGIRLSGFFDDQSPSELPDVPMVGKLSEVPDYVRQHHIDVVYLACAADDEPRFAELIEALQDTTACVYFVPSLLMYSLMHGRSYEINGVPLISIWEIPFSDLQYVFKRAIDVVLSGLALVVLSPVMTVIAMAVKLSSPGPILFKQRRYGLNGQEIIVYKFRSMTVMEDDGTVVQATRGDRRITPLGGFLRKTSLDELPQFLNVWQGRMSLVGPRPHAVAHNEMYRKLISGYMLRHKVKPGITGWAQVNGCRGETETLDKMKRRIDYDLEYLKNWSLSLDIQILLKTAFVFLKDQNAY; the protein is encoded by the coding sequence ATGAGCCATAACTCCCACTGGACACTCCGAGCCAATACGTCAATCGTGACATTGGTGCAGCGCCTTCTGGATCCTACATTGGCAGTCTTGTTACTAGTGATTTTGGCTCATTTTTATGCCATTCCTTTTACCACCAGTCTGCAGCTCTTTGCCCTGACAGTCTTCCTACTAATTTTGCCTGTCTTTAAGGCAACCGGTATGTATCGTCCCTACCGCAGTCTGGCTGCAAGATTGCTAGCCATTAGGTTTGTTCTGGGATGGTCAATTGTAATGGGGCTGATGCTTTTCATCGGCTTTGCGACCAAGACCTCGATGATTTTTTCGAGAGCGCTGATCTTGACCTGGTCTTGCAGTGTGCCGATGGTGTTGCTCGTGGTTCACTTTTTGGTTTGGGCGATGCTCCGCCAAATTCGCATCTCTGGGCGCAATTCTAAGTCTGCGGTGATTGCTGGGGTGAATCAAGTCAGCCTGGATCTAGCAGAGCAGATTCGGGAGTGTAAGGACTTAGGGATTCGGCTCAGTGGCTTTTTTGATGATCAGTCGCCATCGGAATTACCAGATGTTCCGATGGTGGGTAAGTTATCTGAAGTTCCCGACTATGTTCGTCAACATCATATTGATGTGGTGTATCTGGCCTGTGCTGCGGATGATGAACCGCGATTTGCAGAACTTATTGAGGCACTACAAGATACGACTGCCTGTGTCTATTTCGTGCCTAGTCTGTTGATGTACAGCCTGATGCATGGTCGGTCTTACGAAATCAATGGTGTACCTTTGATTTCGATCTGGGAGATTCCTTTTTCTGACTTGCAGTATGTCTTTAAGCGGGCCATTGATGTGGTGTTATCTGGGTTAGCCCTGGTGGTGCTGTCTCCAGTGATGACGGTGATTGCCATGGCCGTAAAGCTATCCTCACCGGGCCCGATTTTGTTTAAGCAGCGTCGGTACGGCTTAAATGGCCAAGAAATCATTGTCTACAAGTTCCGATCCATGACGGTGATGGAAGATGATGGCACTGTGGTGCAGGCAACTCGGGGTGATCGTCGCATTACTCCTCTGGGTGGTTTCTTACGCAAAACATCTTTGGATGAACTCCCTCAGTTTTTGAATGTGTGGCAAGGTCGCATGAGTCTGGTCGGACCTCGTCCCCATGCGGTGGCTCACAATGAAATGTACCGCAAGCTAATCAGTGGCTATATGCTGCGCCATAAGGTTAAGCCTGGCATTACCGGGTGGGCTCAGGTGAATGGTTGCCGGGGTGAAACGGAAACCTTGGACAAGATGAAGCGACGCATTGATTATGATTTGGAATACCTCAAAAACTGGTCTCTCAGTCTAGATATTCAAATTCTTTTGAAGACAGCTTTTGTTTTCCTCAAAGACCAAAATGCTTATTAA